Proteins encoded together in one Chitinophaga varians window:
- the nuoK gene encoding NADH-quinone oxidoreductase subunit NuoK, whose translation MNLHPTTAGLLLAGILFVLGLISVLIRRNIIFMLLSVEIMLNAAGLAFVVAASHWGQADGQVMFMFILAMAAAEVSVGLALILQLYHQLRTLDSDEASRMNG comes from the coding sequence ATGAACCTGCATCCAACAACGGCGGGCCTGTTACTGGCCGGTATCCTGTTTGTGCTCGGACTGATCAGCGTATTGATCCGGCGCAATATCATCTTTATGCTGCTGTCGGTAGAGATTATGCTCAATGCCGCGGGACTTGCTTTTGTGGTGGCCGCCTCGCACTGGGGGCAGGCCGACGGGCAGGTGATGTTTATGTTCATCCTGGCAATGGCTGCTGCGGAGGTGTCAGTGGGGCTGGCGTTGATTCTGCAGCTGTATCATCAGCTCCGTACGCTGGACAGTGATGAAGCCAGCAGGATGAATGGTTAA
- a CDS encoding TonB-dependent receptor domain-containing protein: MKKFIVVLGMLMSVIMSSFAQKNTTGTISFKITDATGKALPFASVLLRKTKDSTQVKGEMSSESGEGRFEKIPFGQYFLQVSQMGFTTHYADNFTIDASHATVSLPAIALQPLSKSLQTVNVTATKPFIEKSAGKTVLNVENSVTAVGNTALDILKRAPGVQIDNNENVKMKGQTVTVMIDGKLTYLSGEDLTNLLKNTPGESIAQIEILTSPSAKYDASGNGGIINIKTKKGKLTGINGTINATLSQSRYGTYSANGTFNWRTTRFNLFGDLGRTDRNSQITRKYSRAFNDKGVTTEQTQDIFQRNRFQRNAAKIGLDYFLNDKHTIGVLVNGFKNRFNNQIYSNTNFMNTPGAPADSIVNSYTTNNNHFNNIAINLNYKAVLDTAGREYSVDADYARFNADRSLVLNDSMLDVKSQRVRNPNGIRNQGGTQITIKSLKGDFAWPLGKNGKVEAGLKASLVTTTNRLAYDSLKNGEYIFAPSQSNEFKYQEDVYAAYASYKKQLTPKTGIQAGLRVENTKSDGYSVTLKSQVVRNYTDFFPNLTIDQKLNDNNKISLAYSRRIERPEYSQLNPFMFYLDRYTFFRGNPYLQPQYTNNVELAYTFKDKYIATLGYNRTTDVINEFLYQDDSAKTSTSTLMNYKKSHVYSLAVTLPFQVTKWWMSDNNLNAAYNDYYFNNNKNQAEMTSSFTYSFNSTNTITLPKDFKLEVAGYYNSPFVYAIFKGYAEYNLNLGIQKTFWDKKATVKFNYNNILRNESYRGIAQYSNLALHIFNTWQFRTASIYFSYRFGNSSIKAARDRKTGTSDEQKRAG; this comes from the coding sequence ATGAAAAAATTCATCGTCGTGCTGGGGATGCTTATGTCCGTTATCATGAGTTCTTTCGCACAAAAAAATACCACCGGCACTATTTCCTTTAAAATAACAGACGCCACCGGCAAGGCACTTCCCTTTGCCAGCGTGCTTTTACGCAAAACAAAAGACTCCACGCAGGTAAAAGGGGAAATGAGCTCCGAATCCGGCGAAGGCCGTTTTGAAAAAATACCCTTTGGCCAGTATTTCCTGCAGGTATCACAGATGGGTTTTACCACCCACTACGCCGATAATTTTACGATAGATGCCTCCCATGCCACTGTCAGCCTGCCGGCCATTGCCCTGCAGCCGCTCTCCAAAAGCCTGCAAACGGTGAATGTGACCGCTACCAAACCCTTTATCGAAAAAAGCGCCGGTAAAACCGTGCTCAATGTGGAAAACAGTGTTACCGCCGTAGGCAATACCGCGCTCGACATCCTCAAAAGAGCCCCCGGCGTACAGATCGACAACAATGAAAACGTGAAAATGAAAGGGCAGACAGTGACGGTGATGATTGATGGCAAACTCACCTATCTCAGCGGCGAAGACCTGACCAACCTGCTGAAAAACACGCCCGGCGAGTCTATCGCACAAATCGAAATCCTGACCAGCCCGTCCGCTAAATACGACGCTTCCGGCAATGGCGGGATCATCAACATCAAAACAAAGAAAGGCAAGCTCACTGGTATCAATGGTACCATCAATGCCACCCTGTCACAGTCCCGCTACGGCACTTACAGCGCCAATGGCACTTTCAACTGGCGCACCACCAGGTTCAACCTGTTCGGCGATCTCGGCAGGACCGACCGTAATTCCCAGATCACCCGTAAATACAGCAGGGCTTTTAACGACAAAGGCGTTACCACCGAACAGACACAGGACATCTTCCAGCGGAACCGGTTCCAGCGCAATGCCGCCAAAATAGGGCTCGATTATTTCCTGAATGATAAACACACGATAGGCGTATTGGTTAACGGATTCAAGAACCGTTTCAATAACCAGATTTACAGCAATACCAATTTCATGAACACCCCGGGCGCCCCGGCCGATTCCATTGTAAACTCCTACACGACCAACAACAACCATTTCAATAATATCGCCATCAACCTGAATTACAAGGCAGTATTGGATACCGCCGGGCGCGAATACAGTGTGGACGCGGATTATGCGCGCTTCAACGCCGACCGGTCCCTCGTACTGAACGACAGTATGCTGGACGTAAAAAGCCAGCGTGTACGCAACCCCAATGGCATTCGCAACCAGGGCGGCACACAAATCACCATCAAAAGCCTGAAAGGCGATTTTGCCTGGCCACTGGGCAAAAACGGAAAAGTGGAAGCCGGCTTAAAAGCCAGCCTGGTGACCACTACCAACAGACTGGCTTATGATTCCCTCAAAAACGGCGAATATATTTTTGCGCCCAGCCAAAGCAATGAGTTTAAATATCAGGAAGATGTATATGCTGCCTATGCCAGCTACAAAAAACAACTGACGCCTAAAACCGGTATCCAGGCCGGGTTAAGGGTGGAGAATACCAAATCCGACGGATATTCCGTTACGCTCAAAAGCCAGGTGGTGCGTAACTACACCGACTTCTTCCCCAACCTCACCATCGATCAGAAACTGAACGACAACAACAAAATCAGTCTCGCTTACTCCCGTCGCATTGAACGCCCGGAATACAGCCAGCTGAACCCGTTCATGTTCTACCTCGACAGGTATACTTTCTTCCGCGGCAACCCATACCTGCAGCCGCAATACACCAATAATGTGGAGCTGGCGTATACCTTCAAAGACAAATACATCGCCACGCTGGGATATAACCGTACCACCGATGTGATCAACGAGTTCCTCTACCAGGACGACAGCGCCAAAACATCTACCAGCACCCTGATGAACTATAAGAAAAGCCATGTGTACAGCCTTGCGGTGACATTGCCTTTCCAGGTCACCAAATGGTGGATGAGCGACAACAACCTGAATGCTGCTTACAACGACTACTACTTCAACAACAACAAGAACCAGGCGGAGATGACCAGCAGCTTTACCTATAGCTTCAACAGCACCAATACCATCACGCTGCCGAAGGACTTTAAGCTGGAAGTAGCCGGTTACTATAACTCCCCTTTCGTGTATGCGATCTTCAAGGGTTACGCGGAATACAATCTGAACCTGGGCATCCAGAAAACTTTCTGGGATAAAAAAGCTACTGTCAAATTCAATTATAACAATATTCTGCGGAATGAATCCTACAGAGGTATTGCGCAATACAGCAACCTGGCGCTGCACATTTTCAACACATGGCAGTTCAGGACAGCCAGCATTTACTTCAGCTATCGCTTTGGCAACAGCAGTATCAAAGCTGCCCGCGACAGAAAAACAGGTACCAGTGATGAACAAAAAAGGGCAGGTTAA
- the nuoL gene encoding NADH-quinone oxidoreductase subunit L — translation MLPALIPAFPFLGACLLMLCWKRVSRSAVTVIGCGSVGLSAIVALVVAATVAGAGKEPLVQHVWQWIQVPGFAAGIDFRMDALSVVFTLVITIVGFLIHVYATGYMHDDEDYGRFLACMNLFVGAMLVLVMADNLLLLYLGWEGVGLCSYLLIGFWYKDPANNYAARKAFLVTRVGDTAMAIALFLLFEYMGTLNIQQLLREAPLLWDKGDPMVTLIALLLLGGAVGKSAQLPLQTWLPDAMAGPTPVSALIHAATMVTAGVYLIARMHVVFELSPAAQTATAIIGAVTLLMAGVSALVQTDIKRVLAYSTISQIGYMFLALGCGAWSAAIFHFVTHAFFKALLFMGAGAVIVALHHEQDMFKMGGLKKMLPGVFWIFLIGCASLTAIPFVTAGFYSKDQIIWLSWAAVGGHKAYWLAGVLGALLTGMYTFRMFFLVFYGEAKTKVHHIPGAVMMVPLYILAVLSTIAGFIELPHTLGHVTLFSNWLAPVLPAVQMAQESVALEWASQLISAVLALGGIWLAYVWVLKRPQGMVDFLSMPGQVWLQGFWRRGWDIDALYDALIVRPFVYLSNINRKDLIDKIYTGAAQLTEACHNVMARTQSGILRWYIMGVVLGAVAILSVLIWRLHEIS, via the coding sequence ATGTTGCCTGCACTCATACCTGCTTTTCCTTTTCTCGGCGCATGCCTGCTCATGCTTTGCTGGAAGCGTGTAAGCCGTAGTGCCGTTACCGTTATCGGTTGCGGCAGCGTGGGCTTGTCGGCCATAGTGGCACTGGTGGTGGCTGCAACGGTGGCTGGCGCCGGGAAGGAGCCGTTGGTACAGCATGTATGGCAATGGATACAAGTGCCTGGCTTCGCTGCAGGCATCGATTTCCGGATGGACGCCCTGTCTGTGGTGTTTACACTGGTGATCACCATCGTTGGATTTTTAATACACGTATACGCCACCGGTTATATGCACGATGATGAAGATTATGGCCGGTTTCTCGCCTGCATGAACCTGTTTGTGGGGGCTATGCTGGTGTTGGTCATGGCAGATAACCTGTTGCTGTTGTATCTGGGCTGGGAAGGAGTGGGGCTTTGCAGTTATCTGCTGATCGGTTTCTGGTATAAAGATCCGGCCAATAACTACGCGGCCCGCAAGGCATTCCTGGTGACAAGGGTAGGCGATACCGCCATGGCTATCGCTTTATTCCTGTTGTTTGAATATATGGGCACGCTTAACATACAGCAACTGTTGCGGGAGGCGCCGCTGCTGTGGGATAAAGGAGACCCGATGGTGACGCTTATAGCCCTGTTGTTGTTGGGCGGCGCAGTGGGCAAGTCCGCACAACTGCCACTCCAAACATGGTTGCCTGATGCCATGGCCGGCCCTACGCCGGTGAGCGCATTGATCCACGCTGCCACGATGGTGACAGCCGGTGTGTACCTGATAGCGAGAATGCATGTGGTATTTGAGTTATCACCAGCCGCGCAAACCGCTACTGCCATTATAGGTGCTGTTACGCTGCTCATGGCCGGCGTCAGCGCGCTGGTGCAGACAGACATCAAACGGGTACTGGCGTATTCTACCATCAGCCAGATCGGGTATATGTTCCTCGCCCTGGGCTGTGGCGCCTGGTCGGCGGCCATTTTCCACTTTGTGACGCATGCGTTTTTTAAAGCATTGTTGTTCATGGGCGCCGGTGCAGTGATCGTAGCGCTGCATCACGAACAGGACATGTTTAAAATGGGGGGACTGAAAAAAATGCTGCCAGGTGTGTTCTGGATATTTTTGATCGGTTGTGCCTCGCTGACCGCCATTCCGTTTGTAACGGCGGGCTTCTATAGCAAAGACCAGATCATCTGGCTGTCATGGGCCGCCGTTGGCGGGCATAAAGCCTACTGGCTGGCCGGCGTGCTGGGTGCGCTGTTGACAGGCATGTATACTTTCCGCATGTTTTTTCTGGTGTTTTACGGCGAAGCCAAAACAAAAGTACATCATATACCTGGTGCCGTGATGATGGTGCCGTTGTACATACTCGCCGTGCTTTCTACCATAGCCGGATTTATCGAACTGCCGCATACGCTGGGACATGTAACGTTGTTCAGCAACTGGCTGGCGCCGGTATTGCCCGCAGTGCAGATGGCACAGGAAAGCGTGGCCCTGGAATGGGCTTCCCAGCTGATATCGGCGGTGTTGGCGTTGGGGGGCATATGGCTGGCCTATGTATGGGTTTTGAAAAGGCCGCAGGGCATGGTGGATTTCCTCAGTATGCCCGGCCAGGTATGGCTACAGGGCTTCTGGCGGCGTGGCTGGGACATCGATGCGCTCTATGACGCGCTGATCGTACGGCCGTTCGTGTACCTGTCCAACATCAACCGGAAAGATCTCATCGATAAAATATATACCGGAGCGGCACAGCTGACGGAAGCTTGCCATAACGTTATGGCACGTACGCAGAGCGGCATACTCCGATGGTACATCATGGGGGTGGTATTAGGTGCGGTGGCCATCTTGTCGGTATTGATATGGCGGTTGCATGAGATTTCCTAA
- the nuoI gene encoding NADH-quinone oxidoreductase subunit NuoI, with product MFSLLRSMWLVFLHMFHKRDTYQYPEQKAPLPARWRGRIALTRDPDGEERCVGCYLCAAACPVDCISLQATEDEHGRRYPEFFRINFSRCIFCGFCEEACPTYAIQLLPDFEMAEYNRQNLVYEKHDLLIPSQGKYPGYNYYKVAGLAIKDKDKGDAEHEEPPVDIKSLLP from the coding sequence ATGTTTAGTCTATTGCGTAGTATGTGGCTGGTGTTTCTGCATATGTTCCACAAACGGGACACCTACCAGTATCCGGAACAGAAGGCGCCGCTGCCGGCACGGTGGAGAGGGCGTATCGCGCTCACACGCGACCCTGACGGAGAAGAACGTTGCGTGGGCTGTTACCTTTGTGCGGCAGCCTGTCCGGTAGACTGTATCTCTTTACAGGCGACAGAAGATGAACACGGGCGGCGGTACCCGGAATTTTTCCGGATTAATTTCTCCCGTTGCATCTTCTGCGGATTCTGTGAAGAAGCTTGTCCTACCTACGCTATCCAGCTGTTGCCTGATTTTGAAATGGCTGAATACAACCGTCAGAACCTGGTATATGAAAAGCACGATCTGCTGATCCCCAGTCAGGGTAAGTATCCGGGATACAACTATTACAAGGTGGCGGGCCTTGCTATTAAAGATAAAGACAAAGGAGACGCAGAGCATGAAGAACCACCGGTAGATATCAAAAGCCTGTTACCATAA
- a CDS encoding NADH-quinone oxidoreductase subunit N, producing the protein MSFADFISLGPLITLFTAVVISMLLIAIRRNHRITYAFSLLAYLMALTAIIPAMLYIPHTVPPLLVVDEFSLFNTGLVLTSGFIILLLSYNYFEEREERKEEYYLLLPLATTGALVLVVSRHFMSLFLGLEILSISLYGLIAYLRARERSDEAGIKYLILAALSSAFLLFGMALVYAFTGHMDFPGIGAALRQAGYIPVTVLAGFGMMLIGIGFKLGVVPFHMWAPDIYEGAPLPVSAFIATISKGGMLVVLIRFYVDIHGNDYSMIWWMLAIVAVASMFVGNWLALTQQNIKRILAYSSIAHMGYILVAFLSGVQTGLEAISFYLVAYFITSIGAFGVLIVMSSSVQDAETLDDYRGMFWRYPWVATVFTAMLLSLAGIPLTAGFIGKFYIVMAGVNGHMWFLLFMLVINSVIGLYYYIRIIAMMFKAPATGEVTYIKPSLPVAGNITLMLLTLVLIGLGIYPTAMMQLIQQMMKMIV; encoded by the coding sequence ATGTCGTTCGCTGATTTCATAAGCCTCGGACCATTGATCACCCTGTTCACCGCGGTGGTGATTTCCATGCTGCTGATTGCTATCCGGCGCAATCACCGCATTACGTACGCCTTTTCCCTATTGGCCTACCTGATGGCGCTGACGGCTATCATACCGGCGATGTTGTATATCCCGCATACGGTGCCGCCGCTATTGGTGGTAGACGAGTTTTCTCTCTTTAATACCGGACTGGTACTGACGTCGGGTTTTATCATCTTACTGTTGTCCTACAACTATTTTGAAGAGCGGGAAGAACGGAAAGAGGAATATTACCTGCTGCTGCCGCTGGCCACCACAGGGGCTTTGGTGCTGGTGGTGAGCCGTCACTTTATGTCTTTATTCCTTGGCCTGGAAATACTCAGTATCAGCCTGTATGGGCTGATTGCCTATCTCCGGGCGCGTGAACGTTCAGACGAGGCAGGCATCAAATACCTTATCCTTGCGGCTTTGTCTTCCGCGTTTCTGCTGTTTGGCATGGCGCTCGTATATGCGTTTACGGGGCATATGGATTTTCCGGGTATCGGTGCGGCGCTGCGGCAGGCCGGATATATACCCGTTACCGTGCTGGCGGGCTTTGGTATGATGCTGATCGGCATCGGCTTCAAACTGGGCGTGGTGCCATTCCACATGTGGGCGCCCGATATTTACGAAGGCGCTCCGTTGCCGGTATCGGCGTTTATCGCGACTATCTCCAAAGGAGGGATGCTGGTGGTGCTGATCCGTTTTTATGTGGACATTCACGGCAACGACTACTCGATGATATGGTGGATGCTGGCCATTGTGGCGGTGGCTTCCATGTTTGTGGGCAACTGGCTGGCATTGACACAACAAAATATCAAACGTATACTGGCTTATTCTTCTATCGCCCATATGGGCTACATTCTGGTTGCTTTTCTTTCTGGTGTGCAGACAGGGCTGGAGGCGATTTCTTTTTATCTGGTAGCTTATTTCATTACCAGCATCGGGGCTTTCGGCGTATTGATCGTTATGAGCAGTAGTGTACAGGATGCGGAGACACTGGACGATTACCGCGGTATGTTCTGGCGTTATCCCTGGGTGGCCACGGTATTCACCGCCATGTTGCTGTCGCTGGCAGGCATCCCGCTGACGGCCGGCTTTATCGGGAAATTTTATATCGTGATGGCAGGGGTGAACGGGCACATGTGGTTTCTGTTGTTTATGCTGGTCATCAACAGTGTGATAGGTCTGTATTATTATATACGCATTATCGCCATGATGTTTAAAGCACCGGCTACAGGAGAGGTGACTTATATCAAGCCCTCGCTGCCTGTAGCCGGTAATATCACACTGATGCTGCTGACGCTGGTATTGATAGGACTGGGGATATATCCCACCGCGATGATGCAACTGATCCAGCAGATGATGAAAATGATTGTTTAA
- the nuoJ gene encoding NADH-quinone oxidoreductase subunit J, translating to MDIAFIVAALIAVAATVRVITCYNIMHALLYLVVSLLAVAVVLYTYGAPFMAVLEIIIYAGAIMVLIIFFVMMLNLGLETAEHEKAWLRPRIWIVPGIFCVVLLAELLYLILQNRQPSAGIQVVPPKQVGMALFGPYLIAVELTGILLMAGIVGAYHLGRQHKKTLHRFLENNLNT from the coding sequence ATGGACATCGCATTTATCGTTGCTGCGCTGATAGCCGTGGCGGCCACCGTAAGGGTCATCACCTGTTACAATATCATGCACGCCTTGTTATACCTCGTGGTATCGCTGCTGGCGGTAGCAGTTGTATTGTACACCTATGGCGCGCCGTTTATGGCGGTGCTCGAGATTATCATTTATGCCGGGGCTATCATGGTGCTTATTATATTTTTTGTGATGATGCTCAACCTGGGACTGGAGACTGCCGAGCATGAGAAGGCCTGGCTGCGGCCCCGGATATGGATAGTGCCGGGGATATTTTGTGTGGTGCTGTTAGCTGAGCTGTTATACCTGATCCTGCAAAACAGGCAGCCTTCAGCCGGTATTCAGGTGGTGCCGCCCAAACAGGTTGGCATGGCTTTGTTCGGTCCCTATCTGATAGCGGTGGAGCTGACCGGTATCCTGCTGATGGCAGGTATTGTAGGGGCTTATCACCTGGGACGGCAACATAAGAAAACACTACATCGATTTCTTGAAAATAACCTGAACACATGA
- the nuoM gene encoding NADH-quinone oxidoreductase subunit M gives MILLLLIIIPLAGALLSWIAAARNPLWSRCIALACLLVDLAITGQIWATQEASGGRWLYRYKVDWVPHFGISLNLAMDGLSLLMLVLTFFLGALAVLISWKEINQRVGFFHFNLLFVLAGITGVFLTMDLFLFYFFWEMMLIPMYFLIGIWGHENREYAANKFFLFTQAGGLLMLLAILALYFIHGANTGVYTYDYFSLLHTPMQQETARWLMLGFLIAFLVKLPAVPFHTWLPDAHTEAPTAGSVVLAGLLLKTGAYGILRLVLPLFPEASVYFAPWIMFLGVLGIIYGGMLAYAQTDLKRLIAYTSVSHMGFVLVGAFSFNALAYEGVVMQMIAHGISTGALFIIAGALYERIHTRNIQEMGGLWSRMPVMGSAAMIFVMASLGLPGLGNFVAEFLILLGSWQANRWITVFAAIGLVVATAYSLRIMQKVFFGPANRQYVLPDLNKRELVIIVALVMAILLLGLHPQPVLNTSQKNDYVVR, from the coding sequence ATGATTCTCCTGTTACTGATCATCATTCCGCTGGCGGGTGCGTTGCTGTCCTGGATAGCGGCAGCGCGGAATCCGCTGTGGTCAAGGTGTATAGCGCTGGCATGCCTGCTGGTCGATCTGGCCATCACCGGTCAGATATGGGCTACACAGGAGGCTTCCGGCGGCCGGTGGTTATACCGGTACAAGGTGGACTGGGTGCCACATTTTGGTATCAGCCTAAACCTCGCTATGGATGGTTTGTCGCTGCTGATGCTGGTACTTACGTTTTTCCTGGGAGCATTGGCGGTATTGATATCGTGGAAGGAAATTAATCAGCGGGTAGGATTTTTTCATTTTAATCTTCTGTTCGTGCTGGCCGGTATTACTGGCGTGTTTCTGACCATGGACCTTTTTCTCTTTTATTTTTTCTGGGAGATGATGTTGATACCCATGTATTTCCTGATTGGTATCTGGGGACATGAAAACCGCGAATATGCGGCCAACAAATTTTTCCTTTTCACGCAGGCTGGCGGCCTGTTGATGTTACTGGCTATTCTGGCGTTGTACTTTATACATGGCGCTAACACCGGTGTATATACGTACGATTATTTTTCGCTGCTGCATACCCCTATGCAGCAGGAAACCGCCAGATGGCTGATGTTGGGCTTCCTCATCGCTTTCCTGGTGAAGTTGCCGGCCGTTCCTTTTCATACCTGGTTGCCCGATGCACACACCGAAGCGCCTACGGCCGGCAGTGTGGTGCTGGCGGGGCTGCTGCTGAAAACAGGCGCCTATGGCATCCTGCGGCTGGTGCTGCCGTTGTTTCCGGAGGCGTCCGTGTATTTTGCGCCGTGGATCATGTTCCTGGGGGTATTGGGAATTATTTATGGCGGTATGCTGGCCTATGCGCAAACAGACCTGAAGCGGCTGATAGCCTATACCAGCGTGAGCCACATGGGTTTTGTGCTGGTCGGTGCTTTTTCTTTCAACGCACTGGCTTATGAAGGGGTGGTGATGCAGATGATCGCGCATGGTATCAGCACCGGTGCCTTGTTTATCATCGCAGGTGCGTTGTACGAACGTATCCATACCCGTAACATACAGGAGATGGGCGGACTGTGGTCCAGGATGCCGGTGATGGGCAGCGCGGCCATGATATTTGTAATGGCGTCGCTGGGCTTGCCCGGGCTGGGCAATTTTGTAGCGGAATTTCTCATTCTGCTGGGCAGCTGGCAAGCCAACCGCTGGATCACTGTTTTTGCGGCCATCGGCCTGGTGGTGGCCACGGCCTATTCACTGCGTATCATGCAAAAAGTGTTCTTCGGGCCGGCCAACCGGCAATATGTTTTGCCGGACCTGAACAAACGGGAGCTGGTGATCATTGTAGCACTGGTGATGGCCATTCTTTTATTGGGGTTACATCCGCAACCGGTTTTGAATACTTCTCAAAAAAATGATTATGTCGTTCGCTGA